Proteins from a single region of Methanotorris igneus Kol 5:
- a CDS encoding nucleotidyltransferase domain-containing protein, with protein MLVSKEKIKKKIKEILAEKDEVIFAYLHGSFNEIYFRDVDIAVYVDENKVGDFLDYELKISAEIEKTVRLPVDVKVLNSAPLSFKYRAIKGELLISKNEEVRLRFIERVLMEYLDFKPIEEKIIEEILTV; from the coding sequence ATGTTGGTAAGCAAGGAAAAAATAAAGAAAAAGATTAAGGAAATTCTGGCTGAAAAAGATGAGGTCATCTTTGCATATCTTCACGGCAGTTTCAACGAGATTTACTTCAGAGATGTTGATATTGCAGTTTATGTTGACGAGAACAAGGTAGGGGATTTTTTGGATTATGAACTAAAGATCTCTGCGGAGATTGAAAAAACTGTAAGATTGCCTGTTGATGTTAAAGTCCTGAATTCTGCACCACTGAGCTTTAAGTATAGGGCTATTAAGGGCGAACTCTTGATCAGTAAGAACGAAGAAGTTAGGTTAAGATTCATAGAGAGGGTTTTAATGGAATACTTGGACTTCAAACCTATAGAAGAGAAAATAATAGAGGAAATTTTAACGGTATAA
- a CDS encoding glycosyltransferase family 2 protein, producing MSLDNLVSVIIPTYNSEKTIGICLESIKNQTYKNIEIIVVDKFSNDNTVEIAKKYTDKVFVINAKEM from the coding sequence ATGTCATTAGATAATTTAGTTTCAGTTATTATTCCCACTTACAATTCAGAAAAAACTATTGGTATATGTTTAGAATCTATAAAAAATCAAACTTATAAAAATATTGAAATAATTGTTGTTGATAAATTTTCTAACGATAATACTGTTGAAATTGCTAAGAAATATACTGATAAAGTTTTTGTTATAAATGCTAAAGAAATGTGA
- a CDS encoding glycosyltransferase: protein MKVSIVVPTYNEAENIKKLIPLLDSVLKDYNHEIIIVDDNSPDGTAEVAKKLTEKYPVKVIVREKKLGLASAILEGIKSARAELVVVMDADLQHPPEYVLELLKNSNGYDIVIASRYVKGGEIEGWSIFRKVISKGASLLAKIMLPKIRKIKDPESGFFLVRRSKILAIADKINPTGFKFLLEVLCVGDFKVKEIPYTFRPREHGKSKFNFKEVINYIKLLLRLSDYRVIKFGIVGATGIVVNEGLLYILVLLGCPLYIASLVAIESSILSNFILNDLWTFKDRKEGSFISRCLKYHGAVALGAVVNFITLLALVSLGVHYLIANLIGISLGFVVNYIGSEVVVWSRWGRNF from the coding sequence ATGAAAGTGTCTATAGTTGTCCCCACATACAACGAAGCCGAAAATATAAAGAAATTGATACCTTTATTAGATTCTGTTTTGAAGGATTATAATCATGAGATTATAATTGTAGATGATAACAGCCCGGATGGAACAGCTGAGGTTGCTAAGAAGTTGACTGAGAAATATCCAGTTAAGGTTATTGTAAGAGAAAAAAAGTTAGGGTTAGCTTCAGCAATTCTTGAAGGAATAAAAAGCGCTAGAGCAGAATTAGTTGTTGTGATGGATGCTGATTTACAACATCCTCCAGAGTATGTTTTAGAACTTCTTAAGAATTCTAATGGTTACGATATCGTAATAGCTTCTAGATACGTTAAGGGCGGCGAAATAGAGGGTTGGAGCATTTTCAGAAAGGTAATATCAAAGGGTGCTTCTCTGTTAGCCAAGATCATGCTACCCAAAATTAGAAAGATAAAAGATCCAGAATCAGGCTTCTTTTTAGTTAGAAGAAGTAAAATATTAGCCATTGCAGATAAAATAAATCCAACTGGTTTTAAGTTTTTACTGGAAGTATTATGTGTTGGAGACTTCAAGGTTAAGGAAATTCCTTATACTTTTAGACCAAGAGAACATGGAAAAAGTAAATTTAACTTTAAAGAAGTTATTAACTACATAAAATTACTTTTAAGACTTTCAGATTACAGAGTGATTAAGTTCGGTATAGTTGGTGCTACTGGAATTGTTGTTAACGAAGGTTTACTTTACATTTTAGTTTTGTTGGGTTGTCCTCTGTATATTGCAAGCCTCGTAGCAATTGAATCTTCAATTCTCTCAAACTTTATTCTAAACGATTTATGGACATTTAAAGATAGGAAAGAAGGTTCATTCATCTCAAGATGTCTGAAATATCATGGAGCTGTAGCCTTAGGAGCCGTAGTTAATTTCATAACTTTACTGGCCCTGGTTTCTTTGGGAGTTCATTATTTAATAGCAAATTTAATAGGAATATCTTTAGGTTTCGTTGTAAATTATATTGGAAGTGAGGTGGTAGTGTGGTCAAGATGGGGAAGAAATTTTTAG
- a CDS encoding glycosyltransferase 87 family protein, protein MGKKFLVGITSIITKLKGKQSRMRNKESSNRNLERIFKFFLAILLFKYSLEFYWTGLLTYPWDIALMMSMHFIAVLLLIDSVLEIFNTSFLSYIGAGLLLSSVLVLFTVYFKEPHFGTDGILFSRYAIDLLFNGENPYSHSMLPAYEKYGLNYRWTTPTLEGGIVDRFSYPPLGFLIFIPLFLLGIPDLNATTILFFVLTLLFLCYEARRLWLLPVIVMFLDPNLFLFSVGGVYDIIWVFFLLLAMKFFYEKQRVLSAVFLGLAISVKQTPALTIPFILIYLLKASGMKDTFKYALTVGATFIIISLPFLLWDPKSYLAGVLAPLSGIMHGMGLASLVYFGHINLHPAFFRVAVSVILATLLALYWINFDKLKHSCWFMPMLILWFHMRSLQNYFISFVPVAMYIFILWQKGKIRGIKHED, encoded by the coding sequence ATGGGGAAGAAATTTTTAGTTGGCATAACAAGTATAATAACGAAACTGAAAGGTAAACAATCAAGAATGAGAAATAAAGAGAGTTCTAATAGAAATTTAGAGAGAATTTTTAAATTCTTTCTTGCAATCTTGCTTTTTAAGTACTCTCTTGAGTTTTATTGGACTGGATTATTGACTTATCCATGGGATATAGCTTTAATGATGAGTATGCATTTCATTGCGGTGCTTCTCTTAATAGATAGCGTTCTAGAAATATTTAATACAAGCTTTCTTAGTTATATTGGAGCTGGATTATTACTAAGCAGTGTTCTTGTTCTGTTCACAGTTTACTTTAAAGAACCACACTTTGGTACAGATGGAATTCTCTTCTCTAGGTATGCGATAGATCTGCTCTTCAATGGTGAGAATCCCTACTCACACTCTATGCTCCCAGCATATGAAAAATATGGGTTAAATTATCGGTGGACCACACCTACTCTCGAAGGGGGTATAGTTGATAGGTTCAGTTATCCCCCTTTGGGCTTCCTAATATTTATTCCCCTTTTTCTCTTGGGTATTCCGGACTTAAACGCAACAACAATACTTTTCTTTGTTCTTACCTTATTGTTCCTATGCTACGAAGCAAGAAGACTATGGCTTCTTCCAGTAATAGTAATGTTTCTAGACCCAAACCTTTTTCTTTTCTCGGTTGGGGGCGTCTATGACATAATATGGGTTTTCTTTCTCCTGCTTGCAATGAAATTTTTCTATGAGAAACAAAGGGTTCTTTCAGCTGTTTTTCTCGGGCTTGCAATTTCAGTTAAACAAACACCTGCACTTACAATTCCATTTATCTTGATATATTTACTTAAAGCATCTGGGATGAAAGATACTTTTAAGTATGCCCTTACAGTCGGAGCGACTTTTATTATTATAAGCCTACCTTTTCTTTTATGGGATCCCAAATCTTACTTGGCAGGGGTGCTAGCTCCTCTCTCTGGAATTATGCATGGAATGGGATTAGCTTCCCTCGTCTATTTTGGGCATATTAACCTTCACCCAGCGTTCTTTAGGGTGGCGGTGAGTGTGATCCTTGCGACACTTTTGGCTCTTTACTGGATAAATTTTGACAAGCTGAAGCACTCATGCTGGTTCATGCCTATGCTTATTCTATGGTTTCACATGAGGAGTTTGCAGAACTATTTTATCTCTTTTGTGCCAGTAGCAATGTATATTTTTATTCTATGGCAAAAAGGTAAGATTAGAGGGATCAAGCATGAAGATTAA
- a CDS encoding 6-pyruvoyl-tetrahydropterin synthase-related protein produces the protein MLYNKEKPYKLFLFYGKRIKVYSKVLLLFLLTSIVLHPFLNSNLPPGVDTPSHLEKIWLVSKSLIEKGQVPFWDPYWYGGYPPFKYYPPLSYWTAGILSFLGFGEVLAYKIFIFLSFFLCGYAVYLLSREIGMGEWSSFFSSFLFLTSYPLFSSISLWGWYPTVCALPFMLFTVYFLKRCVKTENLRYALLAGVCFGLTILTHHLTAYALAIVFIALTLAELLYFERINIFIKALSITLIIGFAISSWWLLPFVEGIGEIGFKRPLEGGWFFTKQFYFKAMFDKNLIGLHVYPSYIGITLLLLGVIGGAFAHYKGSKDALSIFWSFLTLFLVSFGTTTVIYKYIPFSNQLDVARFWFYMVPFLSIIAGYGTFSLYGVLKKFENRKVIVALFAIFLIILIVDHVSAFTKAYTSFKPFVLDKELKDGLEFIKYNEDIKRVWGIGFWNWHAYLIPAYAGKEVTNGWYDEGTKHWKEIQELRLMEWTGNIDLDEFYKINKKLNTTHIAIYDYYPGEHPKLFKNLLEKDERFKKEYENSKMSIFELKR, from the coding sequence ATGCTATACAATAAAGAAAAACCATATAAACTCTTCCTTTTTTATGGTAAACGTATTAAAGTATATTCAAAAGTTCTACTACTCTTCCTTCTTACAAGTATTGTTCTCCATCCCTTTTTAAATTCAAATCTCCCTCCAGGGGTTGACACTCCAAGCCACCTTGAAAAAATTTGGCTTGTGTCGAAATCTTTAATAGAAAAGGGGCAAGTACCTTTCTGGGATCCTTATTGGTATGGTGGTTATCCTCCGTTCAAATATTATCCTCCTTTAAGCTACTGGACAGCTGGTATTCTCTCATTTCTTGGTTTTGGAGAAGTCTTAGCTTATAAGATTTTTATATTTCTAAGCTTTTTCCTTTGTGGATACGCAGTATATTTACTTTCAAGAGAAATAGGAATGGGAGAGTGGAGTTCTTTCTTCTCTTCATTTTTATTCTTGACTTCTTATCCGCTGTTTTCTTCTATCAGTCTGTGGGGATGGTACCCTACTGTCTGTGCTTTACCTTTTATGCTCTTTACGGTATATTTCCTTAAGAGATGCGTGAAAACAGAAAACCTTCGTTATGCTCTCTTAGCTGGCGTATGCTTTGGACTAACAATTTTAACTCACCACCTAACAGCATATGCACTGGCAATAGTTTTTATTGCTTTAACTTTAGCAGAGCTTTTATATTTTGAGAGAATTAATATTTTTATAAAAGCTTTAAGTATCACTTTAATTATAGGTTTTGCAATTTCATCTTGGTGGCTATTACCGTTCGTGGAAGGAATAGGGGAAATAGGGTTCAAAAGACCTTTAGAAGGTGGCTGGTTTTTCACCAAGCAGTTTTACTTCAAGGCTATGTTTGATAAAAATCTTATAGGCTTACACGTTTATCCTTCTTATATTGGAATAACTTTACTTCTTCTTGGAGTTATAGGCGGAGCTTTTGCACACTATAAAGGATCGAAAGATGCCCTTTCAATATTCTGGAGCTTTTTAACACTTTTTTTGGTAAGTTTTGGAACAACGACTGTTATTTACAAATATATTCCATTTTCAAATCAGCTCGATGTTGCAAGGTTCTGGTTTTACATGGTTCCATTCCTTTCTATTATAGCAGGTTATGGAACTTTCTCGTTATATGGAGTTTTGAAGAAATTTGAAAATCGGAAGGTGATAGTTGCTTTATTTGCAATATTCTTAATTATTTTGATTGTTGATCATGTTTCTGCTTTTACTAAAGCCTATACAAGCTTCAAGCCTTTTGTCTTAGATAAAGAGTTAAAAGACGGATTGGAATTTATAAAATATAATGAAGATATTAAGAGAGTTTGGGGGATTGGATTTTGGAATTGGCACGCATACTTAATTCCAGCTTATGCAGGAAAAGAAGTTACAAACGGTTGGTACGATGAGGGAACTAAACACTGGAAAGAGATACAAGAACTAAGACTTATGGAATGGACTGGAAATATTGATTTAGATGAGTTTTATAAGATAAATAAGAAGCTTAACACAACTCATATAGCCATATACGATTATTACCCCGGTGAACATCCAAAACTGTTCAAAAACCTGTTAGAGAAGGATGAGAGATTTAAAAAAGAGTACGAAAATAGTAAAATGTCGATATTTGAGCTAAAGAGATAA